The following are encoded in a window of Actinomycetes bacterium genomic DNA:
- the sucB gene encoding 2-oxoglutarate dehydrogenase, E2 component, dihydrolipoamide succinyltransferase — MAVSVTMPQLGESVTEGTVTRWLKAEGDDVEADEPLLEVSTDKVDTEIPAPASGTLLRIVAGEDEVVQVGAELAVIGDPSEGSTPAAPPREAAAVRAAEEAAPAAEEQAPARAEGAPTEKEAPAPSAETVGATPVLLPALGESVTEGTVTRWLKKVGDQVEADEPLVEISTDKVDTEIPSPASGVLLAIRVGEDETVAVGSELAVIGGAGTAPAAAEPVPAAPAATPTPAPPPGPAPTPAPAPPPPAPAAVAAPAPAPAVSASAPSRAAEAAGDETYVTPLVRKLAAEHDVDLATVHGTGVGGRIRKQDVLDAAAAAKAAAAAASPAPGPVAAAPASATTSPLRGRTEKMSRLRAVIAARMVESLHTTAQLTTVVEVDVSRIAAARQRAKRDFESREGVKLSFLPFFAKAAVEALKVHPALNASIDTEAGTITYHDAEHLGIAVDTDRGLLVPVIRDAGDLNIGGLARRIADLAERTRGNKITPDELSGGTFTLTNTGSRGALFDTPILNLPQVAILGTGAVVKRAVVVSDDTGADSIAIRSMVYLALTYDHRLVDGADAARFLATVKTRLEDGSFEAELGL; from the coding sequence ATGGCGGTCTCCGTCACGATGCCCCAGCTGGGCGAGAGCGTCACCGAGGGCACCGTCACCCGCTGGCTCAAGGCCGAGGGGGACGACGTCGAGGCCGACGAGCCCCTGCTGGAGGTGTCCACCGACAAGGTGGACACCGAGATCCCGGCCCCGGCGTCGGGCACGCTGCTGCGGATCGTGGCGGGCGAGGACGAGGTCGTGCAGGTCGGCGCCGAGCTCGCCGTGATCGGCGACCCGTCGGAGGGGTCGACCCCGGCAGCGCCGCCGCGGGAGGCGGCCGCGGTCCGGGCCGCCGAGGAGGCGGCACCGGCCGCCGAGGAGCAGGCGCCTGCCCGGGCGGAGGGGGCGCCGACCGAGAAGGAGGCGCCGGCCCCGAGCGCCGAGACCGTCGGGGCGACGCCGGTCCTGCTGCCGGCCCTGGGCGAGAGCGTGACCGAAGGCACGGTCACCCGCTGGCTGAAGAAGGTCGGCGACCAGGTCGAGGCGGACGAGCCCCTCGTGGAGATCTCCACCGACAAGGTCGACACCGAGATCCCCTCCCCCGCTTCGGGCGTGCTGCTCGCCATTCGGGTGGGCGAGGACGAGACCGTCGCCGTCGGGTCGGAGCTGGCCGTCATCGGCGGTGCCGGCACGGCGCCGGCCGCTGCCGAGCCCGTCCCGGCGGCTCCTGCCGCCACCCCCACCCCCGCTCCCCCTCCAGGCCCAGCGCCGACTCCCGCTCCCGCACCGCCGCCTCCCGCGCCGGCCGCGGTGGCCGCACCCGCACCTGCGCCTGCCGTGAGCGCGTCGGCGCCAAGCCGCGCGGCCGAGGCCGCGGGCGATGAGACCTACGTCACGCCGCTGGTCCGCAAGCTCGCGGCGGAGCACGACGTCGACCTCGCGACCGTCCACGGCACCGGCGTGGGCGGGCGCATCCGCAAGCAGGACGTGCTCGACGCCGCGGCTGCGGCCAAGGCCGCCGCCGCCGCGGCGTCGCCGGCACCCGGGCCCGTCGCTGCCGCCCCGGCTTCGGCCACGACGTCTCCGCTGCGCGGACGTACCGAGAAGATGTCGCGTCTGCGCGCCGTCATCGCAGCCCGCATGGTCGAGTCGCTGCACACCACCGCGCAGCTGACGACGGTCGTCGAGGTCGACGTCAGCCGCATCGCCGCGGCCCGCCAGCGGGCCAAGCGGGACTTCGAGTCCCGCGAGGGCGTGAAGCTGTCGTTCCTGCCGTTCTTCGCCAAGGCGGCCGTCGAGGCGCTCAAGGTGCACCCCGCGCTCAACGCCAGCATCGACACCGAGGCCGGGACCATCACCTATCACGACGCCGAGCACCTCGGCATCGCCGTGGACACCGACCGCGGGCTGCTGGTGCCGGTGATCCGCGACGCCGGCGACCTCAACATCGGGGGGCTGGCCCGTCGCATCGCCGACCTCGCCGAGCGGACGCGGGGGAACAAGATCACGCCGGATGAGCTGTCCGGCGGGACCTTCACGCTCACCAACACCGGGAGCCGGGGAGCCCTCTTCGACACCCCGATCCTCAACCTTCCCCAGGTCGCGATCCTGGGGACCGGCGCCGTCGTCAAGCGCGCCGTGGTCGTCAGTGACGACACCGGCGCCGACTCCATCGCGATCCGCTCGATGGTCTACCTCGCGCTGACCTACGACCACCGGCTCGTCGACGGGGCCGACGCGGCCCGCTTCCTGGCGACGGTCAAGACCCGGCTCGAGGACGGCAGCTTCGAGGCGGAACTCGGCCTCTGA
- the lpdA gene encoding dihydrolipoyl dehydrogenase: protein MSDGTSHDLVILGAGSGGYAAALRAAELGLSVALVEKDKVGGTCLHRGCIPTKALLHAAEVADNARHGADYGVRSSLEGIDMAGVHSYKDAVVGRAFKGLEGLVKSRGITVVRGEGRLTSTTGVTVDGTTYTATRAVVLSTGSYARTLPGLEIDGGRVITSDHALTLDYVPRSAVVLGGGVIGVEFASVWRSFGTEVTIVEALPHLVPLEDEASSKLLERAFRKRGIAFKVGARFSGVEHTATGVAVSLEDGTRIEADLLLVAVGRGPTSQGLGYEEAGVAVDRGFVQVDEYCRTSVPGVYAVGDLIPTPQLAHVGFGEGILVAEHVAGLNPKPIDYDGVPRIAYCDPEVASVGITEAAAVARYGQDKVRTVTYDLAGNPKSQILKTSGAVKLVALADGPVVGVHMVGARVGELLAEGQLIYNWEAYADDVASLIHPHPTQSEAIGEAHLALAGKPLHVHG, encoded by the coding sequence GTGAGCGACGGGACCTCTCACGACCTGGTCATCCTGGGGGCGGGCAGCGGCGGGTACGCCGCCGCGCTGCGCGCCGCCGAGCTGGGTCTGTCGGTCGCCCTCGTCGAGAAGGACAAGGTCGGCGGCACGTGCCTGCACCGCGGGTGCATCCCCACCAAGGCGCTGCTGCACGCCGCCGAAGTCGCCGACAACGCCCGCCACGGCGCCGACTACGGCGTGCGGTCCAGCCTCGAGGGCATCGACATGGCCGGCGTGCACAGCTACAAGGACGCCGTCGTGGGCCGTGCCTTCAAGGGCCTCGAAGGCCTGGTCAAGAGCCGCGGGATCACGGTGGTCCGGGGTGAGGGGCGGCTGACCTCCACGACGGGCGTCACCGTCGACGGCACGACGTACACCGCGACCCGGGCCGTGGTGCTGTCGACCGGGTCCTACGCCCGCACCCTCCCCGGCCTGGAGATCGACGGCGGTCGGGTCATCACCAGCGACCACGCCCTGACCCTCGACTACGTGCCGCGCTCGGCCGTCGTCCTCGGTGGAGGGGTGATCGGCGTCGAGTTCGCCAGCGTCTGGAGGTCGTTCGGCACCGAGGTGACGATCGTCGAGGCCCTTCCCCATCTCGTCCCGCTGGAGGACGAGGCGAGCAGCAAGCTGCTCGAGCGCGCGTTCCGCAAGCGGGGCATCGCCTTCAAGGTCGGCGCGCGCTTCTCCGGCGTGGAGCACACCGCGACCGGGGTCGCCGTGAGCCTCGAGGACGGCACCCGGATCGAGGCCGACCTGCTGCTCGTCGCCGTCGGCCGCGGCCCGACGTCGCAAGGCCTCGGCTACGAGGAGGCCGGGGTCGCGGTCGACCGCGGCTTCGTCCAGGTCGACGAGTACTGCCGTACGTCGGTCCCGGGGGTCTACGCCGTCGGCGACCTCATCCCTACCCCGCAGCTGGCGCACGTCGGCTTCGGGGAGGGCATCCTCGTCGCGGAGCACGTGGCCGGTCTCAACCCCAAGCCGATCGACTACGACGGTGTGCCGCGTATCGCCTACTGCGATCCCGAAGTGGCGTCGGTCGGCATCACCGAGGCGGCGGCGGTCGCGCGCTACGGCCAGGACAAGGTGCGCACGGTGACCTACGACCTCGCCGGCAACCCCAAGAGCCAGATCCTCAAGACCTCCGGCGCGGTGAAGCTGGTCGCGCTCGCGGACGGGCCCGTCGTCGGGGTCCACATGGTGGGGGCCCGGGTCGGGGAGCTGCTCGCCGAAGGCCAGCTGATCTACAACTGGGAGGCCTACGCCGACGACGTCGCCTCCCTCATCCACCCCCACCCGACGCAGTCCGAGGCGATCGGCGAGGCCCACCTGGCGCTGGCCGGCAAGCCTCTGCACGTGCACGGCTGA